AACTTTTAGCTTTCTCTACCAATTCAACAATTAGCTTTTCAAGCTGCGCACAATGCGTCGTCGCATTTTGCTTTCTTTCCTTTAACAACTCACGCTGCCCTTCTAGCTTTTCTAGCTCTTTACTAGAAAGAAGAAGAACTTCTTGTAAAGAGTTTACAGATTCATCAACCGCTTGTAATTGTCCGCGTAATTCCTCAAGCTCTTCTTCACTTTTTTGTAAATTCGTCGACATTTTAACTTCTTCATCTTTATTATGCCCAAATTGATTTCGAAGCGCTTCCCACTTTTCATGTAATTCTTCAATTTCATGTACAATAAGCGCCGCTTCTACTTTTTCTAATTCTTCTTTTTTCTCAAGAAAATCTTTCGCTATAGAAGCTTGTCTTTCTAGCGGCTCTACTTGACTACTCAATTCATGTATAATATCTTGCACACGATTTAAGTTTTCTTGTGTTTCTGCTAATTTCCCTTCGGCTTTCTTTTTACGAAGTTTGTATTTCAGCACACCCGCAGCTTCCTCAAATACCCCTCGACGTTCTTCCGATTTACTACTTAAAATCTCTTCGACTTTCCCCTGGCTAATAATTGAAAAAGCTTCTCTTCCCATACCAGAGTCCATAAATAAATCAATAATATCTTTCAGTCTACAAGATTGTTTATTAATATAAAAATCACTATCACCCGAACGAGATACACGACGTGTTACACACACCTCGTTATATTCAATCGGTAATCGTTGGTCTTCATTATTTAAAGTTAATGTTACTTCAGCAATATTAACCGCTCTTCTCGTATCACTACCTGCAAAAATAATATCCTCCATTTTTGCACCACGTAATGACTTTGCAGATTGTTCACCAAGTACCCAGCGAATCGCATCAGTAATATTACTTTTCCCGCTCCCGTTAGGTCCTACTACAGAAGTTACACCTGGAACAAAATCGACAGATACACGCTCAGCAAAAGATTTAAATCCTGCTATTTCTAATCTTTTTAAAAACACGAAAGGCCTTCCTCCTATTCTCCGTTGTTGTAAACATTGTCTGTACGAAAACAAGCTACTATACGGATTTCCCACTCCTTTTATTTATAAACAAAAGGAAAGTTTCATTCTATGCATAAGGAATCCCCCTCATTCAAAGGGGGATTCCTCATAATTGTTCTTTTAATTTTTTCAATGCTTCTGCAGCAGCTTGTTGCTCTGCCTCTTTTTTTGACTTACCACTCCCAAGACCTAATGCCTCATTATTTAAAGTTACACGTGACACAAATTCTCGGTTATGGGCCGGTCCTTTTTCTTGCAAAATTTGATACTCAATGTTCCCACTACCATCACGCTGAATCAATTCTTGCAATTGACTCTTATAATCCATCACATGAGAAAAAGCACCTTCATTAATTTTCGGATATACAACTTCTTTTAAGAATCCCCAAACTGTTTCAAGCCCTTGATCAAGATAAAGGGCACCAATAAACGCTTCAAAGACATCCGCTAATAAAGCTGGTCGTTCACGTCCACCCGTCATTTCCTCACCTTTCCCTAATAAAACAAGGCTACCAAATGACAATTCGTTTGCAAAACGAACAAGAGATGGTTCACATACAATAGCTGCACGTAGTTTTGTTAACTCTCCTTCGCTCATTGTCGGATATTTTTGAAACAGATACTGTGATACAGTGAGTTCCAATACAGCATCACCAAGAAATTCAAGACGCTCATTGTCCTCATGCGGTTTTTTTCGATGCTCATTCACATACGATGAATGCGTAAATGCTTGAATCAATAATTTTTCATCTGAAAACGTAATACCTATCTCTTCTTGAAATACTTTAAACGCTTCACGATATTTTATTTCGTATTTTTTTTCTCTATGTTTTCGGTACGGCATAGGTCCCTCCAGATATAAGCCGAGAAGCCCCGCTAAAAAACGGGACTTCACTTAAGCATTATAGATGACTCTCTATGTAAGTCACAGCATCGCCAACAGTAGCAATCTTTTCAGCATCTTCATCAGAAATTTCCATTTCGAATTCGTCTTCCAATTGCATTACAAGTTCTACTACATCTAGGGAGTCTGCGCCTAAATCTTCTTTAAAGCTAGCAGCCGGTACTACTTCAGTTTCTTCTACACCTAAACGATCAACGATGATTTTTGTTACACGCTCTAAAACATCTGCCATTCCATTCACCTCCCCTCAAATATTATATAAAATATTGTCCAAAAAAACTAGGTGAAATCGATTCTTTTATTACATTACCATTCCGCCATCAACATTTAACGTTTGTCCTGTAATATATTTGCTTTGATCAGCAGCAAAAAACGTTACAGTATTTGCGATATCTTGCGCTTCACCAAACTGAGCTGCAGGAATTAATTTTAACATTTCGGCTTTTATATTTTCATCTAATACATCCGTCATATCAGTCGCAATAAAGCCTGGAGCAATTGCATTTACAGTAATATTTCGGCTCGCTAATTCTTTTGCTGATGTTTTTGTTAATCCAATTACACCAGCTTTAGCAGCAACATAGTTTGCTTGTCCTGGGTTTCCTGTTACTCCGACAACAGAAGCGATATTAATAATACGTCCATGACGTTGACGCATCATATAACGAGATACTGCCTTCGTACATAAGAAAACACCTTTTAAGTTTGTATTAATAACTGTATCCCATTCTTCCTCTTTCATACGCATTAATAAATTATCTTTTGTTACACCAGCGTTGTTTACAAGAATATCTACTTGTCCAAACGTATCTACAGTTTGTTTCACCATACTCGTAACATCTTCAGCATTTGCAACATCTGCTCTTACTGCAATAGCATCTGAACCTAATTTCTTTATTTCATCGACTACTTCATTCGCCTTTTGCTCATTACCAGCATAATTTACTACAACATTTGCCCCTTGTTTTGCTAAATCAATCGCAATCGCACGACCAATTCCACGTGAAGCGCCAGTTACTAATGCTACTTTCCCTTTTAACATCAGTTTTCTCCTCTCAAATTTGAAATGGTATCTTTTAATGTCTCTTCGTCATATATCGCATATGCTTTCACAGAAGAGTCAATCGACTTCATAAGACCAGCAAGTACTTTTCCAGGGCCGATTTCAATAAATGTATCTACCCCTTGATTCACCATATACTCAATGGATGGATACCATAATACAGGCGAATAGAGCTGTTCAATCAGCTTTTCTTTAATATCTGTACCACGTGTAATAACGTCCGCTGTAACATTTGCAATAACAGGAATATTCGTGTCTTGAATTGTAATTTCATTTAAAACACTTTGGAATCTCTCAGCAGCTGGCTTCATAAGTGAGGAATGAAATGGTCCGCTTACTTTAAGAGGAATTGCTCTTTTAGCACCATTTTCTTTCGCTCTTTGAGAAGCAAGTTCTACTCCTTGATTTGTTCCAGAAATAACAATTTGCTTCGTGCTATTCATATTAGCAATTTGCACCGCATATCCTTCACTTGTTACTTCTTCTGTAACTTGTTTCAGCATTTCCGGATCAGCACCTAAAATAGCTGCCATTGCACCTTCCCCGCCCGGAACCGCTTCTTCCATATATTCCCCGCGTTTCCTTACAGCATATACAGCATCTTCAAAAGTTAATGCACCTGCTGCTACAAGAGCGCTATATTCACCTAAACTATGTCCCGCGACAAAATCCGGTATAATATCATACTCCTTCAAAGCTGTTAAAATTGCAAAACTCGTTGTTAATAAAGCAGGTTGTGCATTTGTCGTTAATGTTAGTTTTTCCTGTGGCCCTTCAAAAATCACTTCTGAAAGTGAATCTTGCAGCACCTCATCCGCTTTTGCAAACACTTTCGCAACCTCGTTATTATTCTCCGCTAACTGTCTACCCATTCCAACTGCCTGTGAACCTTGGCCCGGAAAAAGAAATGCTAGTTTTCCCATTTCAAATCCTCCTCTTATTGAAGCGGCTCTTTCTCCATTACATTTGAAATTGTAGGAATTACTTCTTTCGCTACCATTTCTCTTGTTTGACGAATCGCACTAAATATCGATTGGTCATTTGAAGAACCGTGAGCCTTAATGACAGGAGCTTTTAACCCAAACAATGCCGCTCCTCCATACTCCGAATAATCCATTTTATCTTTTAATACCATAAGTTTTGGTTTTAATACCGCTGCTGCTAATTTGCTCGTAAACGAACTCATTAATTGCTCTTTTAACATAGAGAATAATGCAAGTGCTGTTCCTTCTAATGATTTTAGAGCTACGTTACCTGTAAAACCATCACATACAACAACATCTGCTACACCTTGCAATAAATCTCTTGATTCAACGTTTCCAACAAAATTAATTGGTGCATCCTTGAGCATAGCAAAGACTTGTTTTGAAAGCTCGTTTCCTTTGCCATCCTCTGTTCCAACGTTTAAAAGTCCAACGCGAGGATTTTTAATTCCTCTTACCTTCTCTGCATAAACAGAGCCCATTACTGCATATTGATATAAATGGATTGGTTTTGCATCAACGTTTGCTCCAACATCTAACATCACAAAACCTTCTCCATCAACAGTTGGCATTGTAGGTGATAAAGCTGGTCGTTCAATTCCTTCCATACGACCAACAACAAATAATCCAGCTGCCATTAAAGCTCCTGTACTTCCTGCTGATATACAAGCATCCGCTAC
This genomic interval from Bacillus cereus contains the following:
- the rncS gene encoding ribonuclease III, which produces MPYRKHREKKYEIKYREAFKVFQEEIGITFSDEKLLIQAFTHSSYVNEHRKKPHEDNERLEFLGDAVLELTVSQYLFQKYPTMSEGELTKLRAAIVCEPSLVRFANELSFGSLVLLGKGEEMTGGRERPALLADVFEAFIGALYLDQGLETVWGFLKEVVYPKINEGAFSHVMDYKSQLQELIQRDGSGNIEYQILQEKGPAHNREFVSRVTLNNEALGLGSGKSKKEAEQQAAAEALKKLKEQL
- the acpP gene encoding acyl carrier protein, yielding MADVLERVTKIIVDRLGVEETEVVPAASFKEDLGADSLDVVELVMQLEDEFEMEISDEDAEKIATVGDAVTYIESHL
- the fabG gene encoding 3-oxoacyl-[acyl-carrier-protein] reductase; protein product: MLKGKVALVTGASRGIGRAIAIDLAKQGANVVVNYAGNEQKANEVVDEIKKLGSDAIAVRADVANAEDVTSMVKQTVDTFGQVDILVNNAGVTKDNLLMRMKEEEWDTVINTNLKGVFLCTKAVSRYMMRQRHGRIINIASVVGVTGNPGQANYVAAKAGVIGLTKTSAKELASRNITVNAIAPGFIATDMTDVLDENIKAEMLKLIPAAQFGEAQDIANTVTFFAADQSKYITGQTLNVDGGMVM
- the fabD gene encoding ACP S-malonyltransferase, translating into MGKLAFLFPGQGSQAVGMGRQLAENNNEVAKVFAKADEVLQDSLSEVIFEGPQEKLTLTTNAQPALLTTSFAILTALKEYDIIPDFVAGHSLGEYSALVAAGALTFEDAVYAVRKRGEYMEEAVPGGEGAMAAILGADPEMLKQVTEEVTSEGYAVQIANMNSTKQIVISGTNQGVELASQRAKENGAKRAIPLKVSGPFHSSLMKPAAERFQSVLNEITIQDTNIPVIANVTADVITRGTDIKEKLIEQLYSPVLWYPSIEYMVNQGVDTFIEIGPGKVLAGLMKSIDSSVKAYAIYDEETLKDTISNLRGEN
- the plsX gene encoding phosphate acyltransferase PlsX; its protein translation is MKIAIDAMGGDHAPKAVVLGAMKAIKEYPDLHITLVGKEEEIRQYLTSEERITILHTDEKIESTDEPVRAVRRKKQASMVLAAEQVKNGVADACISAGSTGALMAAGLFVVGRMEGIERPALSPTMPTVDGEGFVMLDVGANVDAKPIHLYQYAVMGSVYAEKVRGIKNPRVGLLNVGTEDGKGNELSKQVFAMLKDAPINFVGNVESRDLLQGVADVVVCDGFTGNVALKSLEGTALALFSMLKEQLMSSFTSKLAAAVLKPKLMVLKDKMDYSEYGGAALFGLKAPVIKAHGSSNDQSIFSAIRQTREMVAKEVIPTISNVMEKEPLQ